The Endozoicomonas montiporae CL-33 genome contains a region encoding:
- the icd gene encoding NADP-dependent isocitrate dehydrogenase, with the protein MYYQHITPPANAERITINPDQSLRVSNHPIITFIQGDGVGADITPVTLKVVDAAVKKAYQGQRKIAWMEVFNGEKAAELYDGDWFPQETLHALREHVVALKGPLTTPLGGGFRSLNIALRQEMDLFVNMRPVQWVTGVPSPITHPEKTNMVVFRENSEDIYTGIEWKAGSSQSEQLMEFLQQDMGVSRIRFTEQCALGIKPISEQGCKRLIRHAIQYALDHQRQSVTLVHKGNIMKFTEGAFRQWGFELAREEFGAQPHSNGRELVIENNGHTLLIKDAIADSMLQYILLQPEQFDVIATMNQNGDFIADALAAQVGGTAIVPGANLNNELAIFEPTHGTAQTIAGQDKMNPCSMLLCAELMLQHIGWNEAAGFIRNGIETTIQSKVVTYDFARMIPNAEEVSCSEFGNAVIQNM; encoded by the coding sequence ATGTATTACCAGCACATTACTCCTCCTGCCAACGCTGAAAGGATTACCATCAATCCCGACCAGTCCCTGCGGGTTTCAAACCATCCGATCATCACATTTATTCAGGGTGATGGCGTTGGTGCTGATATAACCCCTGTTACTCTGAAAGTGGTCGATGCAGCTGTAAAAAAAGCTTATCAAGGGCAACGAAAGATTGCCTGGATGGAAGTCTTCAACGGTGAAAAAGCCGCTGAACTCTACGACGGTGACTGGTTTCCCCAGGAAACACTGCACGCTCTGCGAGAACATGTTGTAGCATTAAAGGGCCCTCTGACGACCCCATTAGGAGGCGGATTCCGTTCCCTGAACATTGCCCTGCGTCAAGAGATGGATTTGTTTGTCAATATGCGCCCTGTACAGTGGGTAACGGGCGTTCCTTCCCCTATCACTCACCCGGAAAAAACAAATATGGTCGTCTTTCGGGAAAACTCGGAAGACATCTACACAGGTATAGAGTGGAAAGCAGGATCATCTCAATCAGAGCAGCTGATGGAATTTCTGCAGCAGGACATGGGCGTTTCCAGAATACGCTTTACCGAACAGTGCGCGCTGGGCATTAAACCCATTTCCGAACAAGGCTGTAAGCGACTGATTCGCCACGCCATTCAGTATGCCCTTGATCATCAACGTCAGTCCGTCACGCTGGTGCACAAAGGCAATATCATGAAGTTTACTGAAGGTGCTTTCAGACAATGGGGCTTCGAACTCGCCAGAGAAGAGTTTGGAGCACAGCCCCATAGCAATGGCCGGGAACTGGTCATCGAGAATAATGGACATACGTTGCTTATCAAAGACGCCATTGCTGACAGCATGCTGCAGTACATTCTCCTGCAACCGGAACAGTTCGACGTCATTGCCACCATGAATCAGAACGGCGACTTTATTGCAGACGCGCTGGCTGCACAGGTAGGAGGTACAGCCATTGTACCCGGAGCCAACCTGAACAATGAACTGGCGATCTTTGAACCGACCCACGGTACTGCACAGACCATCGCCGGACAGGACAAAATGAACCCCTGTTCGATGCTTTTGTGTGCAGAGCTGATGTTACAGCATATTGGCTGGAATGAAGCGGCGGGTTTCATTCGAAACGGAATAGAGACAACCATTCAGAGCAAAGTCGTTACATACGACTTTGCCCGAATGATTCCGAATGCTGAAGAAGTCAGCTGTTCTGAATTTGGCAACGCCGTTATTCAGAACATGTAG